Proteins encoded together in one Ruminococcaceae bacterium KH2T8 window:
- a CDS encoding fumarase, class II has product MEYRIEHDSLGEVKVPADKYWAAQTERSHENFQIGVGIETMPREITHAFGILKKAAARANNSLKPEKMTNEKLDAISKACDEVISGSLNDHFPLVVWQTGSGTQSNMNANEVIANRANEIAGSKLCHPNDDINMSQSSNDTFPTAMHISAVIALEDKLIPAAQYLIDTFKKLEAENEGIVKSGRTHLQDAVPISFSQEISGWRSSLERDIELVKIAVEPLRELALGGTAVGTGLNAPKGFDTKVAEEISALSGKKFVTAANKFHALTSKDEIVFAHGAVKAMAADMMKIANDVRWLASGPRVGLGEITIPANEPGSSIMPGKVNPTQCEAVTMVAVQVIGNDTAIGMAASQGNFELNVFMPVIAYNFLQSTRLLAEAIISFTDRCAVGIKADKQKMHDNLHNSLMLVTALNPYIGYENAAKTSHLAFEENISLKEACVKLGFMTAEEFDKVFHPEQMI; this is encoded by the coding sequence ATGGAATACCGTATCGAACACGATTCACTCGGTGAAGTGAAGGTCCCCGCAGACAAGTATTGGGCAGCCCAGACCGAGAGAAGCCACGAGAATTTCCAGATCGGCGTAGGCATCGAGACAATGCCCCGCGAGATCACACACGCTTTCGGAATCCTTAAGAAAGCGGCAGCAAGAGCTAATAACAGCCTTAAGCCCGAGAAGATGACAAACGAGAAGCTCGACGCCATCTCAAAGGCTTGCGATGAGGTAATAAGCGGATCTTTGAACGATCACTTCCCTCTCGTTGTATGGCAGACAGGTTCGGGCACACAGTCCAACATGAACGCCAACGAGGTAATCGCCAACAGAGCTAACGAGATCGCAGGCAGTAAGCTCTGCCACCCCAATGACGACATCAACATGAGCCAGTCGAGTAACGATACATTCCCTACGGCGATGCACATCTCCGCAGTCATCGCACTCGAGGACAAGCTCATCCCCGCAGCTCAGTATCTCATCGATACGTTCAAGAAGCTCGAGGCAGAGAACGAGGGCATCGTAAAGAGCGGAAGAACGCACCTTCAGGATGCGGTTCCGATCAGCTTCTCACAGGAGATCTCAGGCTGGAGATCTTCTCTCGAGAGAGACATCGAGCTCGTAAAGATCGCCGTAGAGCCCTTAAGAGAGCTCGCTTTGGGCGGTACTGCAGTAGGTACGGGACTTAATGCCCCCAAGGGCTTCGACACTAAGGTAGCAGAGGAGATCTCCGCACTTTCCGGCAAGAAGTTCGTTACTGCAGCCAATAAGTTCCACGCTCTTACGAGCAAGGACGAGATCGTTTTCGCTCACGGCGCCGTAAAGGCAATGGCAGCAGACATGATGAAGATCGCAAACGACGTAAGATGGCTCGCTTCCGGCCCCAGAGTAGGTCTCGGCGAGATCACGATCCCCGCCAACGAGCCCGGTTCGTCCATCATGCCCGGTAAGGTCAACCCCACACAGTGTGAGGCTGTTACGATGGTAGCAGTTCAGGTCATCGGTAACGATACTGCTATCGGAATGGCAGCATCCCAGGGTAACTTCGAGCTCAACGTCTTCATGCCCGTTATCGCTTATAACTTCCTTCAGTCCACGAGACTTCTCGCGGAAGCTATCATCTCCTTCACGGACAGATGCGCAGTAGGTATCAAGGCCGATAAGCAGAAGATGCACGATAACCTCCATAACTCGCTTATGCTGGTTACTGCTCTTAACCCCTACATCGGTTACGAGAATGCCGCTAAGACATCTCATCTGGCTTTCGAGGAGAATATCTCCCTCAAGGAAGCCTGCGTAAAGCTCGGTTTCATGACAGCCGAGGAATTCGACAAGGTTTTCCACCCCGAGCAGATGATTTGA
- a CDS encoding DNA-binding response regulator, OmpR family, contains REC and winged-helix (wHTH) domain — MSKILVVEDEKEINKLVSDFLRENGHEVISLSDGLKACETVENEGVELVLLDLMLPYRNGDMVLSDIRKKSTVPVIVVSAKETTQNKIDLLRLGADDYITKPFDMEEMLARIESNIRRSSFGSKAEEKLEFNGLVLSEENLTASLEGQELSLTAKEFKILELLLKHPDKVFSKANLFESVWGEEYLAEDNALNVHISNLRAKLKNISPDKDFIDTVWGIGFRLHKEG, encoded by the coding sequence ATGTCGAAGATCTTAGTAGTAGAAGACGAGAAGGAGATAAATAAGCTCGTATCCGATTTCCTGAGGGAGAACGGACATGAGGTAATATCTCTTTCAGACGGCCTGAAGGCATGTGAGACCGTGGAGAATGAAGGCGTAGAACTTGTTCTCCTGGATCTTATGTTGCCGTACAGGAACGGTGACATGGTTCTCTCTGATATAAGAAAGAAGTCTACCGTGCCCGTCATCGTAGTCTCTGCCAAGGAGACCACTCAGAATAAGATCGATCTTCTGCGCCTGGGTGCCGACGACTATATAACGAAGCCTTTCGACATGGAGGAGATGCTCGCCAGGATCGAGAGCAACATAAGAAGGAGCAGCTTCGGCAGCAAAGCGGAAGAGAAGCTTGAATTTAACGGTCTTGTGCTGTCCGAGGAAAACCTTACTGCTTCACTTGAAGGTCAGGAACTCTCGCTCACCGCTAAGGAATTCAAGATACTGGAGCTTCTCCTGAAGCACCCCGATAAGGTCTTCTCCAAGGCTAATCTCTTTGAGAGCGTATGGGGAGAGGAATACCTGGCGGAAGATAATGCCCTCAATGTGCATATCAGTAACCTTCGCGCCAAGCTCAAGAACATAAGTCCCGACAAGGACTTCATCGATACGGTCTGGGGCATAGGATTCCGCCTTCATAAAGAGGGATAA
- a CDS encoding TraX protein: MTSEKGIDSFRLKLIALVFMVIDHIYTYLNSPLHGYQAEGAWPQWIPLLTRFVSPLFLYLMIEGFYHTRSRRKYLGRLFTAGLIMMGGNILINYLFGSVDHATGNYSFHSLTQGHDIFLTLAAMFVLIWCLDNLKQHKYKGASIFIAVFTALVSLILEGGFYMLPVTFIIWFFHNSKPLQCTGICIWSLILLAHTLISYLTNNPGCSLYSYLCFDNEWAMFPVIFLIFPYNGKRGRNTAFTKYMFYVIYPVHLWILMILRYIIEAKLS; this comes from the coding sequence ATGACATCTGAAAAAGGCATCGACTCATTCAGATTAAAGTTGATCGCTCTGGTATTTATGGTGATCGACCATATCTATACATACCTGAATTCTCCGCTGCACGGATATCAGGCCGAGGGTGCCTGGCCACAGTGGATCCCCTTGCTCACAAGATTCGTTTCACCGCTTTTTCTCTATCTGATGATCGAAGGTTTTTACCATACGAGAAGCCGCCGAAAGTACCTGGGAAGACTATTCACAGCAGGACTTATCATGATGGGCGGAAATATACTCATCAACTACCTCTTCGGAAGTGTCGACCATGCCACGGGAAATTACAGCTTTCATTCCCTCACACAGGGCCACGATATCTTTCTTACCCTTGCAGCCATGTTTGTACTGATATGGTGCCTGGATAATCTGAAACAGCATAAGTACAAAGGCGCGAGCATTTTTATCGCCGTCTTCACTGCATTGGTCAGCCTTATCCTTGAAGGCGGATTCTACATGCTCCCCGTCACTTTCATCATCTGGTTCTTCCATAACAGTAAGCCCCTTCAGTGCACGGGAATATGCATCTGGAGCCTTATCCTGTTGGCGCATACGCTCATATCGTATCTTACGAACAACCCGGGATGCTCCCTCTACAGCTACCTTTGCTTTGACAACGAGTGGGCCATGTTCCCTGTCATATTCCTTATCTTTCCGTACAACGGAAAAAGAGGCAGGAATACAGCCTTTACAAAGTACATGTTCTACGTGATATACCCGGTCCATCTCTGGATACTTATGATCCTGCGCTATATCATCGAGGCAAAGCTCTCTTGA
- a CDS encoding energy coupling factor transporter S component ThiW: protein MKRYNILRMVTMAMLIAVGVVISPLLRIEGMCPMAHLINITAAVLLGPVDALIVAISIGIIRMCTMGIPPLAITGAVFGALLSGILYKVSKNKIWAAVLGEIIGTGIIGAIVSYPVMTYIWGRHDLTWFFYVPSFLCGTLIGGSIAAVLLYRLQAIGVLKRMQMKIEGGEKIWKKNTETETKHI from the coding sequence ATGAAACGATACAACATCTTAAGAATGGTCACGATGGCGATGCTGATCGCCGTAGGAGTCGTGATCTCACCTCTTTTGAGAATCGAGGGAATGTGCCCGATGGCACATCTTATCAACATCACTGCAGCGGTTCTCCTCGGGCCCGTCGACGCTCTTATCGTAGCGATATCGATCGGAATCATCAGGATGTGTACGATGGGAATACCGCCGCTTGCCATCACCGGTGCAGTATTCGGAGCACTGCTCTCGGGAATCCTGTACAAAGTCTCTAAGAACAAGATCTGGGCCGCGGTATTGGGAGAGATCATCGGTACGGGTATCATCGGAGCGATAGTCTCATACCCCGTAATGACCTATATCTGGGGCAGACATGATCTTACCTGGTTCTTTTATGTTCCTTCGTTTCTCTGCGGAACACTGATCGGCGGAAGCATCGCGGCAGTACTTCTTTACAGGCTGCAGGCGATAGGCGTCCTTAAGCGCATGCAGATGAAGATCGAGGGAGGAGAGAAGATTTGGAAAAAGAATACAGAAACGGAAACAAAGCACATCTGA
- a CDS encoding phosphoserine aminotransferase apoenzyme: MARVYNFSAGPATMPLPVLEEIQAELLDYKGSGMSVMEMSHRSKVFQQIADEAEADLRELMGIPDNYKVLFIQGGATLQFSMIPMNLMKNGVADYIVTGAWSKKAATEAKKFGKVNIVATSADKNFSYIPDCSDLAIDDDADYVYICENETIHGTTFQTLPNTKGKILVADQSSMFLSKPCNVSDYGMIYGGVQKNIGPAGLSIVIIREDLIREDIPENTPVYMRYDTHANAGSMYNTPNCWAIYVCGKVFKYLKSIGGLEAMNKINEEKAAILYDFLDNSKMFHGTVEKEFRSLMNVPFVTGDADKDAAVVAATKAAGFDNLKGHKSVGGLRASIYNAMPIEGVKALVDFLKKYEEENA; the protein is encoded by the coding sequence ATGGCTAGAGTTTACAACTTTTCAGCAGGTCCTGCTACAATGCCGCTCCCCGTACTTGAGGAGATCCAGGCAGAGCTTCTCGATTATAAGGGAAGCGGAATGAGTGTAATGGAGATGTCCCACAGATCCAAGGTCTTCCAGCAGATCGCTGATGAAGCTGAAGCAGATCTTCGTGAGCTTATGGGTATCCCTGATAACTACAAGGTACTCTTCATCCAGGGCGGTGCTACACTTCAGTTCTCAATGATCCCTATGAACCTTATGAAGAACGGTGTCGCTGATTACATCGTTACGGGTGCATGGTCCAAGAAGGCTGCTACGGAAGCTAAGAAGTTCGGTAAGGTGAACATCGTAGCTACTTCAGCAGATAAGAACTTCAGTTACATCCCTGACTGCTCAGATCTCGCCATCGATGATGACGCTGACTATGTATATATCTGTGAGAACGAGACGATCCACGGTACGACATTCCAGACTCTTCCCAACACAAAGGGCAAGATCCTTGTTGCAGATCAGTCTTCCATGTTCCTGAGCAAGCCCTGCAACGTATCCGACTACGGTATGATCTACGGCGGTGTTCAGAAGAATATCGGTCCTGCAGGTCTTTCTATCGTTATCATCCGTGAGGATCTCATCCGCGAGGATATCCCGGAGAATACTCCCGTATACATGAGATACGACACACATGCAAATGCAGGTTCCATGTACAACACACCTAACTGCTGGGCTATCTACGTTTGCGGCAAGGTATTCAAGTACCTTAAGTCCATCGGCGGTCTTGAGGCTATGAATAAGATCAACGAAGAGAAGGCAGCTATCCTTTACGACTTCCTTGACAACAGCAAGATGTTCCACGGTACTGTCGAAAAGGAATTCCGTTCCCTTATGAACGTTCCTTTCGTAACAGGCGATGCAGATAAGGACGCAGCTGTTGTTGCAGCTACCAAGGCAGCAGGTTTTGATAACCTTAAGGGCCACAAGAGCGTCGGCGGTCTTCGTGCTTCCATCTACAATGCAATGCCTATCGAGGGTGTTAAGGCTCTCGTAGATTTCCTTAAGAAGTATGAGGAGGAGAACGCTTAA
- a CDS encoding D-3-phosphoglycerate dehydrogenase gives MYKINCLNPIAKCGTDLFGDNYTITENTNEADAILVRSAAMHELELSKDTIAVARAGAGVNNIPLDKYASEGVVVFNTPGANANGVKELVIAALIYGSRGIIGGANWCQENKADEAIGKTAEKAKKAFAGSEIKGKKLGVIGLGAIGAQVANAAVGLGMEVYGFDPYVSVDAAWNISRAVKHITNVNDIYTDCDYITIHVPLLDSTKGMVDAEAISKMKKGVIFLNFARDILVDEEAMVKAVAEGHVAKYVTDFANPTVVGKENIIVTPHLGASTAESEDNCAIMAVKQIRDFIENGNVINSVNYPRCDAGLCQYESRVTVCHKNIPNMLTQFTGLFAKLSINVPEMVSKSRGDYAYTIIDIDGKADSSMVDEISKIDGVLRVRIVK, from the coding sequence ATGTACAAGATCAATTGCCTCAATCCCATCGCCAAGTGCGGTACAGACCTCTTTGGCGATAACTATACGATCACTGAGAATACTAACGAAGCTGATGCTATCCTCGTAAGAAGTGCTGCAATGCACGAGCTTGAGCTCTCCAAGGATACTATCGCAGTTGCAAGAGCAGGTGCAGGTGTCAACAATATCCCTCTCGATAAGTACGCTTCCGAGGGTGTCGTAGTATTCAATACACCCGGAGCTAACGCTAACGGCGTTAAGGAGCTCGTTATCGCAGCTCTTATCTACGGTTCAAGAGGAATCATCGGAGGTGCTAACTGGTGCCAGGAGAATAAGGCTGACGAAGCTATCGGCAAGACAGCAGAGAAGGCTAAGAAGGCTTTCGCAGGTTCTGAGATCAAGGGCAAGAAGCTCGGTGTTATCGGTCTTGGTGCCATCGGTGCTCAGGTTGCTAACGCAGCTGTAGGCCTCGGAATGGAAGTATACGGCTTCGATCCTTATGTTTCCGTAGATGCAGCTTGGAACATCAGCAGAGCCGTTAAGCACATCACTAACGTAAACGACATCTACACAGATTGCGATTACATCACGATCCACGTACCTCTTCTTGATTCTACAAAGGGTATGGTAGATGCAGAGGCTATCTCCAAGATGAAGAAGGGCGTTATCTTCCTTAACTTCGCAAGAGACATCCTCGTAGACGAAGAGGCTATGGTAAAGGCTGTTGCAGAAGGTCACGTAGCTAAGTACGTTACAGACTTCGCTAACCCCACTGTAGTAGGCAAGGAGAACATCATCGTTACTCCTCACCTCGGTGCTTCTACGGCAGAGTCCGAAGACAACTGCGCTATCATGGCAGTTAAGCAGATCCGCGATTTCATCGAGAACGGTAACGTAATCAACTCCGTTAACTATCCCAGATGTGACGCTGGTCTTTGCCAGTACGAGTCCAGAGTTACCGTATGCCACAAGAACATCCCCAACATGCTCACACAGTTCACGGGACTGTTCGCTAAGCTCTCCATCAATGTTCCCGAGATGGTAAGCAAGTCCAGAGGCGACTACGCTTACACCATCATCGACATCGACGGCAAGGCTGACTCATCCATGGTAGATGAGATCAGCAAGATCGACGGCGTACTCAGAGTCAGGATCGTTAAGTAA
- a CDS encoding ABC-2 type transport system ATP-binding protein → MDSIILEAKGITKKYRQTLALDNVELKLQKGKIYGFIGQNGAGKTTFLRMVTGLAFPTSGELSLWGKTGEKDLQEQRKRIGCIIEGPALYPGMTAYQNLEVQRLQRGIPDKSIIDKTLKMVGLADTGRKKVRNFSLGMKQRLGIAIALLNTPEFLILDEPINGLDPQGIVDVRNLIKSLNKEYGMSIIISSHILEELYNTATDFILIDHGRIIEELSEEELNEKCKQHIAIKATDTNKAIMVLEEKLHTDKFKVMPDNTIQLYDFLNDTEKVAVELSQNGVIVTGLTVTGDTLEQYFLDKIGGGKRD, encoded by the coding sequence ATGGATTCGATCATACTTGAAGCAAAAGGGATAACAAAGAAGTATCGTCAGACATTAGCCCTCGACAACGTGGAATTAAAGCTTCAAAAGGGAAAGATATACGGCTTTATAGGCCAGAACGGAGCAGGTAAGACCACATTCCTTCGAATGGTAACGGGACTGGCGTTCCCTACGAGCGGTGAGCTCAGCCTCTGGGGCAAGACAGGTGAAAAGGATCTGCAGGAGCAGCGAAAGAGGATAGGCTGCATCATTGAAGGTCCCGCGCTCTACCCCGGCATGACCGCTTATCAGAATCTGGAAGTACAGCGCCTTCAAAGGGGCATCCCCGATAAGAGCATCATCGATAAGACCTTAAAGATGGTAGGACTTGCTGATACAGGCAGGAAGAAGGTAAGGAACTTCTCCCTCGGCATGAAGCAGAGACTCGGTATTGCCATCGCACTTCTTAATACCCCCGAGTTCCTTATCCTGGATGAGCCTATAAACGGACTCGATCCCCAGGGTATCGTAGACGTAAGAAATCTTATCAAGAGCCTTAATAAGGAATACGGCATGAGCATTATCATCTCAAGCCACATCCTGGAGGAGCTCTACAATACTGCTACTGATTTCATTCTCATCGATCACGGAAGGATCATCGAGGAACTCTCAGAGGAAGAGCTCAATGAGAAGTGTAAGCAGCATATTGCCATCAAGGCTACGGATACGAATAAGGCCATCATGGTCCTGGAGGAGAAACTTCATACGGATAAGTTCAAGGTGATGCCTGACAACACCATTCAGCTTTATGACTTCCTGAACGATACCGAGAAGGTTGCGGTAGAACTGTCGCAGAATGGAGTCATCGTCACGGGTCTTACTGTAACCGGAGACACATTAGAGCAGTATTTCCTCGATAAGATCGGGGGTGGAAAGCGTGACTAA
- a CDS encoding Uncharacterized membrane protein — protein MNKGEYLDEIREKLMGLSEQDIDKALEFYKEALADRMDDGLTEEQAINAVGSADEVAEQILMDTPLPKLVSATVKPKRTLKAWEIVLLVLGAPIWIPVAASLFAVALSVVCVLFSLMLTIIAVVFGFIVGGFVAAIAGICGLLAGGGVAALAKIGGGLVMVGLGALLFLPCKSLVLWLFELCGRFFKWIKKQFVKRSNVNTKESK, from the coding sequence ATGAACAAAGGAGAATACTTGGATGAGATAAGAGAGAAGCTCATGGGATTATCCGAGCAGGATATCGACAAGGCTCTCGAATTCTACAAGGAAGCACTGGCAGACAGGATGGACGACGGACTTACCGAAGAGCAGGCTATCAACGCGGTAGGTTCGGCAGACGAGGTAGCGGAGCAGATCCTCATGGATACACCTCTCCCGAAGCTCGTATCGGCAACTGTAAAGCCCAAGAGAACACTTAAGGCATGGGAGATCGTACTTCTCGTACTCGGAGCACCGATCTGGATCCCCGTCGCAGCATCCTTATTCGCTGTCGCATTATCGGTAGTATGTGTACTCTTCTCACTTATGCTCACGATTATCGCCGTCGTATTCGGTTTCATCGTCGGAGGCTTCGTGGCAGCAATAGCAGGTATCTGCGGATTGCTCGCAGGCGGCGGAGTCGCAGCATTGGCAAAGATCGGAGGAGGACTTGTAATGGTCGGATTGGGAGCACTTCTCTTCCTTCCCTGTAAGTCTCTCGTACTTTGGCTCTTCGAGCTTTGCGGAAGATTCTTCAAGTGGATCAAGAAGCAGTTCGTAAAGAGAAGCAATGTTAACACCAAAGAGAGTAAGTAA
- a CDS encoding Signal transduction histidine kinase, protein MSGIIYAVVLFALIAAILLYRLIKLRREIRSISSQLEALVAGDTEKMLDITFVDKELERLAGLFNQYNDRQRMLVAGAMKDEQFLKDSVANISHDLRTPLTVILGHLQLMDRKELTADQNERMDIVLNKAMRMKELVDAFYEYSLITTSRTELKVERFNVLNVLTELITESIPAMEEKGITPEIDLPEHSVYMNSDRIITERIFQNLITNAIRYSAGNIAICMKTASKKMTVTISNPIPEDSELDPDRMFDRFYTGDASRNSGGTGLGLAVVKEFTNKLQGIVEAQREGNKLTIRLELPCEG, encoded by the coding sequence GTGTCCGGCATAATCTACGCTGTCGTATTGTTCGCACTTATAGCAGCAATTCTGCTATACAGGCTCATCAAGCTTCGAAGGGAGATAAGAAGTATCTCCTCACAGCTTGAAGCGCTCGTAGCGGGCGACACGGAGAAGATGCTGGACATTACCTTTGTAGATAAGGAGCTTGAGAGGCTCGCAGGTCTTTTCAATCAGTATAACGACAGGCAGCGCATGCTCGTGGCAGGAGCCATGAAGGACGAGCAGTTCTTGAAGGACTCTGTTGCCAATATCTCACATGACTTAAGGACTCCTCTTACGGTCATCCTGGGACATCTGCAGCTCATGGATCGCAAGGAACTTACTGCCGATCAGAACGAGCGAATGGATATCGTTCTTAACAAGGCGATGCGGATGAAGGAACTGGTAGATGCCTTCTACGAGTATTCCCTTATCACCACATCCAGGACGGAGCTCAAGGTAGAGAGATTCAATGTATTAAATGTCCTGACGGAGCTTATTACAGAGAGCATCCCTGCTATGGAAGAGAAGGGGATAACACCCGAGATAGACCTTCCCGAGCATTCCGTATATATGAATTCTGACAGGATCATCACCGAGAGGATATTCCAGAACCTCATAACCAATGCCATACGATATTCCGCAGGCAATATCGCCATCTGCATGAAGACAGCAAGCAAAAAGATGACTGTCACCATAAGTAATCCCATCCCGGAAGACAGCGAGCTCGATCCTGACAGGATGTTCGACAGGTTCTATACGGGAGATGCCTCCAGGAACAGCGGAGGAACGGGTCTCGGCCTTGCAGTAGTCAAGGAATTCACCAATAAGCTTCAAGGCATCGTAGAGGCTCAAAGAGAGGGCAATAAGCTCACTATAAGGTTGGAACTTCCCTGCGAAGGGTGA
- a CDS encoding Putative adhesin, whose protein sequence is MNKFTKILLITAGGCIVTGLVITGIAIGLSKKNGKNGVNTYEKVSVNITDSIENIDISEVSHDIRIEKSSDDKITVEYWDNDAMTHEVKTDNNTLTISYKNSDHWYDYINVGFNFTESIDETDHDTVIYLPEGVYNDLTINAVSSDISIPDGYTFSDVSFNTVSGEISCASESTGNVKVNTTSGNLNEMYINGISAEINTVSGDVTLSESSLSGSVVIDTTSGGITLTNITVGACDINTTSGDIVMNNYSADRTTVNTTSGDITASVNGTYNIDYESVSGDGNITCDDISDGALFNVETISGDLTVSAA, encoded by the coding sequence ATGAATAAGTTTACAAAGATACTTCTTATCACTGCAGGCGGATGCATCGTAACGGGACTTGTCATCACGGGCATCGCGATCGGACTTTCAAAGAAGAACGGCAAAAATGGTGTGAACACATATGAAAAGGTATCCGTCAACATTACGGACAGCATCGAGAACATCGATATCAGCGAAGTCTCACACGACATAAGGATCGAGAAGTCTTCCGACGACAAGATCACCGTGGAGTATTGGGACAACGACGCTATGACACACGAAGTTAAGACCGATAACAACACATTGACCATCTCATACAAGAATTCAGATCACTGGTATGACTACATCAATGTCGGATTCAACTTCACGGAGTCAATTGATGAAACAGACCACGACACGGTCATCTATCTTCCCGAGGGTGTCTACAACGACCTTACGATCAATGCGGTAAGTTCCGATATCAGCATCCCCGACGGATATACATTCAGCGATGTTTCATTTAACACGGTAAGCGGCGAGATCTCATGCGCATCCGAGTCCACGGGCAACGTAAAGGTCAACACCACAAGCGGAAACCTTAACGAGATGTATATTAACGGCATCTCCGCCGAGATCAATACGGTATCCGGTGATGTCACCCTGAGCGAAAGCTCTCTTTCCGGCTCCGTAGTTATCGACACTACTTCCGGCGGGATAACGCTCACGAACATCACGGTAGGAGCCTGCGACATCAATACGACATCCGGAGACATCGTCATGAACAACTACTCCGCCGACAGGACAACCGTCAATACGACATCCGGAGATATCACGGCTTCCGTAAACGGAACATATAACATTGATTACGAGTCTGTAAGCGGTGACGGCAACATCACATGCGACGACATCTCAGACGGAGCATTATTCAATGTTGAGACCATAAGCGGCGACCTCACGGTCTCTGCAGCATAA
- a CDS encoding ABC-2 family transporter protein, translating into MSNLLRAERYKLLRDPIFLICIAVMFILGFVMADGYREAANGLDSMIPVSSISGMFNSAVSDISLLTLFIPGLLALDLGNEFSQRVLSSEVASGHSRRDIFLSKAIVNFIGYNLVCFVYPVAGIIKEFGYFGVGDIADNSLNILRTTIYMFFLIGALFFIAMAASFVIKNGIVAAIVTTVLNFGLMMTFVYAKAYTWVTYIHPMYNLRIITMTGGSTFKGSGMFDIPSIVTCLVWIGSCSIIIWMTFKKADLK; encoded by the coding sequence ATGAGTAATCTTTTAAGGGCGGAGCGCTATAAGCTCCTTCGTGATCCTATATTTCTTATATGTATTGCAGTTATGTTTATACTAGGCTTTGTTATGGCTGACGGCTACAGGGAAGCAGCTAACGGTCTGGACTCGATGATACCCGTCAGTTCCATATCGGGAATGTTCAACTCCGCGGTATCAGACATATCCCTGCTTACCCTCTTTATCCCCGGCCTTCTGGCACTGGATCTGGGCAATGAATTCTCGCAGCGCGTCTTAAGTTCCGAAGTTGCTTCAGGACACAGCAGAAGAGATATCTTCTTGAGTAAGGCGATAGTCAACTTTATCGGATATAACCTTGTATGTTTTGTCTATCCTGTCGCAGGAATCATCAAGGAGTTCGGATATTTCGGTGTCGGGGATATAGCAGATAACAGTCTCAATATCCTGAGGACCACCATCTATATGTTCTTTCTCATAGGCGCTTTGTTCTTTATCGCGATGGCAGCATCATTCGTCATAAAGAACGGGATCGTGGCAGCCATAGTTACCACTGTTTTGAACTTCGGTTTGATGATGACTTTTGTATACGCAAAGGCTTATACCTGGGTAACATATATCCATCCGATGTATAACTTAAGGATCATAACCATGACGGGCGGATCAACGTTCAAGGGGTCAGGAATGTTCGATATCCCTTCCATCGTTACCTGTCTTGTCTGGATAGGATCATGTAGTATCATTATCTGGATGACCTTTAAGAAGGCTGATCTTAAGTAA
- a CDS encoding transcriptional regulator, PadR family translates to MDVQLKRGLLEILVLAAIKNDDSYGYKIIKDIKPYLSISESTLYPILKRLEEGGCLTVRSEEYNGRLRKYYSITETGKKRITDFQNEWKEIMDIYEYVTREEES, encoded by the coding sequence ATGGACGTACAGCTTAAAAGAGGATTACTCGAGATCCTTGTCCTTGCAGCCATCAAGAATGACGATTCTTACGGTTACAAGATCATCAAAGACATCAAACCTTACCTATCCATTTCGGAGTCCACCTTATATCCGATACTAAAGCGACTTGAGGAAGGCGGTTGCCTGACGGTCAGGTCAGAAGAATATAACGGCAGACTTCGTAAGTACTACAGCATTACTGAGACAGGTAAGAAAAGAATCACTGATTTCCAGAATGAATGGAAAGAGATCATGGACATATATGAATATGTTACTCGGGAGGAAGAATCATGA